TAGATGGATAAAAAATATTCGATTATTTCAAACTCACCAGCTGAGACTATTGCTTTTGGCAAGAAATTAGCAGAGCTTATCAATGTTCCTGCTTTAATATTATTAAATGGTGATCTCGGTACGGGTAAAACATTAATTACCAAAGCAGCAGTTTCTGCTTTAGGTTATCAAGGGGACGTAACAAGTCCTACTTTTAATCTAGTTCAGGAATATCAGGCTCAAGTAGAAATTATCCATATGGATCTTTATCGTTTGGATCGAAGTGAAGAACTATTAGAAATAGGTTTTGAAGATTATTTAAATAGAGAAGCAGTTATCTTTATAGAATGGCCGGAACTGGCTTTATCT
Above is a window of Halanaerobium saccharolyticum subsp. saccharolyticum DSM 6643 DNA encoding:
- a CDS encoding bifunctional tRNA (adenosine(37)-N6)-threonylcarbamoyltransferase complex ATPase subunit type 1 TsaE/phosphotransferase, whose product is MDKKYSIISNSPAETIAFGKKLAELINVPALILLNGDLGTGKTLITKAAVSALGYQGDVTSPTFNLVQEYQAQVEIIHMDLYRLDRSEELLEIGFEDYLNREAVIFIEWPELALSLIPADFIFINIEKLSDNQREITVRGEGKMSSLLIERLNQEC